A part of Chloroflexota bacterium genomic DNA contains:
- a CDS encoding isocitrate/isopropylmalate dehydrogenase family protein gives MNKTIVLIPGDGVGKEVIPAAAEVLAALGLGFKFVEAQAGFEHFQKTGNAIPDETLAEVEAAGVALFGATSSPSTSVPGYRSPILALRKTFDLYANLRPTFSLPGKFSRPNVNLLIVRENTEGLYAGRERREGDTAIAERVVTVRGSERIARAAFELARKKKSQVTIVHKANVLKLTDGLFRECCLRVAAEFPEVKVSEMLVDAMAMRLMRDPENFEVIVTTNLFGDILSDEASALMGGLGVAPSANVGARVAVFEPVHGSAPDIAGQGVANPIGAILSAGMLLDHLGHVEAADRVRRAVMATLVAGVMTKDLGGQATTKEVTRKVLAGL, from the coding sequence ATGAACAAAACGATTGTCCTCATCCCCGGCGACGGCGTTGGGAAAGAAGTGATTCCGGCGGCGGCGGAGGTGCTGGCGGCGCTTGGCCTGGGGTTCAAATTCGTCGAAGCGCAGGCGGGCTTTGAGCACTTTCAAAAAACAGGCAACGCCATCCCCGACGAAACGCTGGCCGAGGTGGAAGCGGCCGGCGTCGCACTGTTCGGGGCGACTTCCTCCCCTTCCACCAGCGTGCCCGGCTATCGCAGTCCGATCCTGGCTCTGCGGAAGACTTTCGATTTGTACGCCAACCTGCGCCCTACCTTCTCGCTCCCCGGAAAATTTTCCCGGCCCAACGTCAATCTGCTCATCGTCCGCGAGAACACCGAGGGGCTGTACGCCGGGCGCGAACGCCGCGAGGGAGACACGGCGATTGCCGAAAGAGTCGTCACCGTGCGCGGGTCGGAACGAATCGCGCGGGCCGCGTTTGAACTGGCGAGGAAGAAAAAATCCCAAGTGACAATTGTCCACAAGGCTAACGTGCTCAAGCTGACCGACGGCCTGTTTCGCGAGTGTTGCCTGAGGGTAGCGGCGGAATTCCCGGAAGTGAAGGTGAGCGAAATGCTGGTGGACGCCATGGCGATGCGGCTGATGCGCGACCCGGAGAACTTTGAAGTGATCGTGACGACCAACTTGTTTGGCGACATTCTCTCGGATGAGGCGAGCGCGCTGATGGGCGGCCTGGGGGTTGCGCCTTCGGCGAACGTGGGCGCGCGCGTTGCGGTGTTTGAGCCGGTTCACGGCTCCGCGCCGGATATTGCCGGGCAAGGCGTTGCCAACCCCATCGGGGCGATTCTGTCGGCGGGGATGTTGTTGGATCACCTCGGCCACGTCGAGGCGGCGGATCGGGTCAGGAGGGCGGTCATGGCAACCCTGGTGGCCGGAGTCATGACAAAAGACCTGGGTGGTCAGGCGACGACGAAGGAAGTGACGCGCAAGGTTTTGGCCGGTTTGTAA